The Lactobacillus sp. CBA3605 genome contains a region encoding:
- the yidC gene encoding membrane protein insertase YidC, producing the protein MKKYRKILAMLAVLALVLVLSGCSNTPITDKSTGFWDGWIILNFSRAIIWLSQLFGHSYGLGIIAFTIIIRIVILPLMVFQTRSMVAMQEIQPQMKALQKQYSSRDMETQQKLQAEMKKLYSKYGVHPMASMLPLLVQMPVLIALYQAIWRTQVLKSGTFLWLQLGSKDPYYILPILAALFTFASSWLSMKSQPEQNGMTTSMTYLMPLVILITAINVPSALSLYWVISNAFQVGQTLLLQNPFKINRERAAKKQKERERTQALEKARKRAIRNHKR; encoded by the coding sequence TTGAAAAAGTACAGAAAAATACTGGCGATGTTGGCCGTACTGGCACTAGTGCTGGTTTTATCGGGGTGTAGCAATACGCCGATTACGGATAAGAGCACTGGGTTTTGGGATGGCTGGATCATCTTGAACTTCTCACGGGCGATTATTTGGCTATCACAGTTGTTCGGTCATAGTTATGGTTTAGGGATTATTGCCTTTACCATTATTATTCGGATTGTGATCCTACCATTGATGGTCTTCCAAACTCGAAGCATGGTTGCAATGCAAGAGATCCAACCGCAGATGAAGGCGCTGCAAAAGCAATACTCATCACGCGATATGGAAACGCAGCAAAAGCTCCAAGCCGAGATGAAGAAGCTCTATTCAAAGTATGGGGTTCATCCGATGGCCAGCATGTTGCCGTTACTAGTGCAAATGCCGGTTCTGATTGCCTTGTATCAAGCCATTTGGCGGACACAAGTCTTGAAGAGCGGGACGTTCTTATGGTTACAACTTGGGAGCAAAGACCCGTATTATATCTTACCAATCTTAGCGGCGCTCTTTACGTTCGCTAGTTCATGGTTGTCGATGAAGTCACAACCAGAACAAAATGGTATGACCACGTCTATGACATACTTGATGCCGTTAGTAATCTTAATTACAGCTATCAATGTGCCATCAGCGTTGTCATTATACTGGGTGATTTCTAATGCGTTCCAAGTTGGTCAAACTTTACTACTTCAAAACCCCTTCAAGATTAATCGCGAACGGGCGGCGAAGAAGCAAAAAGAACGTGAGCGGACGCAAGCGCTTGAAAAAGCTAGAAAACGCGCAATTCGGAATCATAAACGTTAA